The Bombus fervidus isolate BK054 chromosome 8, iyBomFerv1, whole genome shotgun sequence genome window below encodes:
- the Ndg gene encoding nidogen isoform X4: MSGQRRLRGGKRELIVVVAVSIDSSVKAVRERMTRRARPLSVSRLAVVLALVGTLLAPFAAALNKNDLYPYTTPGSSILQSDVNGLLLSAETILKTPIAFYDKIFNSIFVNGNGVLSFARAMQRFFNIAFPLDDPVIAPLYTHVDTSGSGRVYYGETDAPTVLARAGGMVRSAFTDAADFVPTHVFLATWLAVGYYNGKSDKVNTYQVAISSNGTHSYVELLYPENGVQWIQGESHPNGLPDAKAQAGLMSEGRMYTLKGSGTDQIQNVDKWSNVNRPGQWLFQVGPISDDSDVKVPDNIEDSSASNQVPNCRIGATTCHSRATCVDYEVGFCCHCKQGFFGNGKSCLPNDIPLRVNGRVSGTINDVEFPARDLQCYVQPKDGRTYTALSRVPEEIGASFQLLGNLGSVIGWLFAKPIGETKNGYELTGGMFNHTTVLTYPSTGDKLTIRSNYLGLDVFGQLKVEAMIEGTLPQLARDTKVDYGDYDELYTRAQAGVIRAQSERTCKLNEGGEEQELAFIQDETIVYNECPYLNVEPEDDTTRLKFYRGVTTYEATEGIIRFAVNTKVAPLEEEDPCIQGRETCSDHSFCVVDGDSFKCVCNPGYQYLYEEDGSAVCVDVNECTAGNHMCSPDAQCINQEGSHTCQCRPGFSGDGRICESLPSCEETRCGNYEQCVMIEGAPNCICLPGFEDTEQGCYPTSQRASCDVEDNCSSNGICNFDTERQKHVCICLPGFVGDGYTCYPEAEPTAVDEPPKPQCVEEMCWCPRGWEYRNNECMPQEGSGRSTDVSPDRDLSCNVVNRCHPYAQCIYMATTGDYECRCNPGYEGDGMECVKTDECSSTTDCLENERCSYNPANSRYECTCNPGFSMVDGRCVVSDCSTNPSQCHVNAQCVSTGEGGYKCVCIEGYNGDGVRQCVENHIGCNVLNNCGRNAVCGYNQTSANFACVCQPGYYGDGFTCLPQSSCRHEPTICSPDATCVAAGENQFACVCNEGFTGDGTNCEQRPKHEANFLLVNQGMATLRIPFAPTHENLGSPIYIAYTQMAIAIDIDCMNGKAYSSDITGNRIIELTYNGSMAETFLPKVSSPEGLAVDWISRNIFWTDSGKTTVEVANLETKKRKVLVSDGLVNPRGIAVHPYRGKIFWSDWNRASPKLEWANEDGTGRAIFLQGDYVKLPNSLSIDWAMDELCWADAGTFTISCMEIDSRNINVIANELTYPFGLAISQQNYYWTDWKTHKIEVAMKSTGDRKPPISVPPGGSGKLYGIVVVPESCPRVTNACQFENGRCNKDQLCLPNGQSGRTCACADDATGPCTDTQ; encoded by the exons ATGAGCGGGCAAAGGCGATTAAGGGGCGGCAAGCGAGAACTCATCGTCGTCGTGGCGGTGTCGATCGACAGTAGCGTGAAAGCAGTCCGAGAGAGAATGACTCGTCGCGCGCGTCCTCTTAGCGTCTCGCGGCTGGCTGTAGTGCTGGCCCTGGTTGGGACCTTACTCGCGCCTTTCGCCGCAGCCCTCAACAAAAACGACCTGTACCCTTACACGACACCTGGTTCCTCGATCCTACAGTCGGACGTAAACGGGTTGCTTCTATCCGCAGAGACAATTCTCAAGACACCCATCGCATTCTATGATAAGATCTTCAATTCCATATTC GTAAACGGAAATGGCGTCCTCTCTTTCGCAAGGGCCATGCAGAGGTTTTTCAATATCGCATTCCCGCTTGACGATCCGGTTATCGCGCCGCTCTATACACACGTTGACACTAGCGGTTCTGGAAGAGTGTATTATGGCGAAACGGACGCACCGACAGTGCTTGCCAGAGCCGGAGGAATGGTACGTAGCGCTTTCACGGACGCCGCAGACTTCGTACCGACTCATGTTTTCCTCGCCACATGGCTGGCCGTTGGATACTATAACGGAAAGAGCGACAAG GTGAACACGTACCAGGTAGCTATCTCGTCGAATGGCACGCATTCTTACGTGGAACTATTGTATCCGGAGAATGGTGTACAATGGATTCAAGGTGAGTCGCATCCGAATGGTTTGCCTGACGCGAAGGCACAAGCAGGATTAATGAGCGAAGGAAGAATGTACACGTTGAAGGGTTCCGGGACGGATCAGATTCAGAATGTCGACAA ATGGTCGAACGTGAACAGACCTGGACAGTGGCTGTTCCAAGTAGGACCGATCTCCGACGACAGCGACGTGAAAGTTCCCGACAATATCGAAG ATAGCAGCGCATCGAATCAGGTACCAAATTGTAGAATAGGAGCAACGACTTGCCACAGCAGGGCGACGTGTGTCGACTACGAGGTGGGCTTCTGCTGCCACTGCAAGCAAGGATTCTTCGGCAATGGAAAATCCTGCCTGCCAAACG ATATTCCACTGCGTGTAAATGGCCGCGTTTCCGGCACGATTAACGACGTGGAATTTCCTGCGAGAGATCTTCAGTGCTACGTGCAACCGAAAGATGGAAGAACGTACACGGCTCTATCGAGAGTACCCGAGGAAATTGGCGCCAGTTTCCAATTGTTGGGTAATCTGGGCAGTGTGATCGGTTGGCTGTTCGCTAAACCGATCGGCGAGACGAAAAATGGATACGAGCTTACAG GGGGCATGTTCAATCATACGACGGTGTTGACGTATCCGTCAACGGGCGACAAACTAACGATACGAAGCAATTATCTCGGGTTGGACGTGTTCGGTCAGCTGAAAGTGGAGGCAATGATCGAAGGTACGTTGCCGCAGTTGGCAAGAGACACCAAGGTCGATTACGGTGACTACGATGAACTTTATACGAGAGCGCAAGCCGGCGTGATCCGCGCGCAAAGCGAAAGAACTTGCAAACTGAACGAAGGTGGGGAAGAGCAGGAACTCGCTTTTATCCAAGACGAAACTATCGTTTATAACGAGTGTCCGTATCTGAACGTCGAACCCGAGGATGACACGACCAGATTGAAGTTCTACAGAGGTGTTACTACTTACGAAGCAACCGAGGGAATTATACGTTTCGCGGTGAATACAAAAGTGGCGCCCCTCGAAGAAGAAGATCCCTGTATCCAGGGAAGGGAGACCTGTAGCGACCACAGCTTCTGCGTCGTCGATGGCGATAGCTTTAAATGTGTCTGCAATCCTGG CTATCAGTATTTGTACGAAGAAGACGGAAGCGCAGTTTGCGTGGATGTGAACGAATGTACCGCCGGAAATCACATGTGCTCTCCCGACGCGCAGTGCATTAATCAAGAAGGCAGCCACACGTGTCAGTGCAGACCCGGATTCTCCGGTGATGGTCGAATCTGCGAAA GTCTTCCTTCTTGCGAGGAAACAAGATGCGGGAATTACGAGCAATGCGTGATGATCGAAGGTGCGCCTAACTGCATCTGTTTGCCTGGATTCGAGGATACCGAACAGGGTTGCTATCCCACGTCGCAACGTG CTTCCTGTGATGTCGAGGATAACTGCTCGTCCAATGGTATCTGCAATTTCGACACCGAGAGGCAGAAGCACGTGTGCATCTGCTTACCAGGCTTCGTTG GCGATGGCTACACGTGTTACCCGGAAGCAGAGCCAACCGCAGTGGACGAACCGCCGAAACCGCAGTGCGTGGAGGAGATGTGCTGGTGTCCAAGGGGCTGGGAATATCGGAATAACGAATGTATGCCGCAGGAAGGGTCTGGAAGATCTACTGACGTCTCCCCCGATCGGGACT TGTCGTGCAACGTGGTGAACAGGTGTCACCCCTACGCCCAATGTATCTACATGGCTACCACCGGGGACTATGAGTGTCGCTGCAATCCTGGTTACGAGGGCGATGGTATGGAGTGTGTAAAAACAG ACGAATGCAGCAGCACCACTGATTGTCTGGAGAACGAACGATGCTCGTACAATCCGGCAAACTCGCGGTACGAGTGCACGTGTAATCCAGGATTCAGTATGGTTGATGGTCGCTGCGTGGTATCCGACTGCTCAACGAATCCATCTCAATGCCACGTAAACGCGCAGTGCGTATCCACCGGTGAAGGTGGCTACAAGTGCGTCTGCATCGAGGGATACAACGGTGACGGAGTCCGTCAATGCGTCGAGAACCACATTGGCTGCAACGTGCTGAATAATTGCGGCAGGAACGCGGTCTGTGGCTACAATCAAACCTCCGCGAATTTCGCCTGCGTTTGCCAGCCG GGCTATTATGGCGATGGTTTTACGTGTTTGCCCCAGTCATCCTGCAGACACGAACCAACGATCTGCTCGCCAGACGCTACGTGTGTGGCAGCCGGAGAAAATCAGTTTGCTTGCGTATGCAACGAAGGTTTCACCGGAGATGGGACCAACTGCGAGCAAAGACCAAAACACGAAGCAAACTTCCTGCTGGTGAATCAAGGAATGGCTACGTTGAGGATTCCGTTCGCACCGACGCACGAAAATCTCGGTAGCCCGATTTACATAGCGTACACACAGATGGCTATTGCGATCGACATCGATTGCATGAACGGGAAAGCCTACTCGAGCGACATCACCG GTaatcgaataatcgagttaACGTACAACGGATCGATGGCTGAGACGTTCTTGCCGAAAGTTAGCAGCCCCGAGGGACTGGCGGTCGATTGGATctcaagaaatattttctggaCCGACTCGGGCAAAACGACCGTCGAGGTAGCCAATCTCGAGACGAAGAAGCGGAAGGTGCTCGTTTCAGACGGACTGGTCAATCCTAGAGGAATAGCTGTACACCCGTATCGCGG GAAGATATTTTGGTCGGATTGGAACCGTGCGTCGCCGAAATTGGAGTGGGCCAACGAGGATGGAACCGGTCGTGCAATCTTCCTTCAAGGGGATTATGTGAAGTTACCGAATTCATTAAGTATCGATTGGGCGATGGATGAGCTGTGCTGGGCGGACGCTGGAACGTTTACGATAA GCTGCATGGAAATCGATAGCAGAAATATTAACGTGATCGCCAACGAGCTCACCTATCCGTTTGGTCTCGCGATTTCCCAGCAGAATTATTATTGGACCGATTGGAAGAC TCACAAAATCGAAGTTGCCATGAAGAGCACCGGGGACAGGAAGCCGCCCATATCGGTACCACCAGGGGGAAGCGGTAAATTATACGGAATAGTCGTCGTTCCTGAGTCGTGCCCGAGAG TGACCAACGCCTGTCAGTTCGAAAACGGAAGGTGTAACAAGGATCAGCTATGTCTGCCGAATGGTCAAAGCGGTAGAACGTGTGCGTGTGCGGACGACGCGACAGGACCATGTACTGACACACAGTAA